A section of the Thermococcus sp. genome encodes:
- a CDS encoding PIN domain-containing protein — MPSKTRRPKSKILADTSVLIKLARKRQLHKHYFNISIITVLEFVRGARTQKEAVQFLKLLQELYHIEPIDDHITLVYWEAFRKVRRSIEDNDLLIGATAIARNYTLWTANEKHFKPLQSLGLKIKTWKE; from the coding sequence ATGCCATCGAAGACAAGAAGGCCAAAAAGTAAAATCCTCGCCGACACGAGCGTCCTCATAAAACTCGCGAGAAAACGACAACTTCACAAGCACTACTTCAACATCTCCATAATCACCGTCCTCGAATTCGTTAGGGGAGCAAGAACCCAAAAAGAAGCCGTCCAATTCCTCAAACTCCTTCAGGAGTTATACCACATAGAACCCATAGACGACCACATAACCCTCGTTTACTGGGAAGCCTTTAGAAAAGTAAGGAGGTCCATAGAGGACAACGACCTCCTCATCGGAGCAACGGCCATAGCAAGGAACTACACCCTCTGGACCGCAAACGAAAAACACTTCAAACCCCTCCAAAGCCTCGGCCTCAAAATCAAAACATGGAAAGAATAA